The proteins below come from a single Geobacillus thermoleovorans genomic window:
- a CDS encoding metal ABC transporter substrate-binding protein, giving the protein MRATSIILSFLLATSALLYGCQSKPEAKEGQTSNDQLTIYTTVYPLEDFTKKIGGDAVNVKSVYPPGVEAHTFEPTTRTVQQIADADAFIYIGHGMEPFAEKLQETLQNEHVRFLVATNGIELLESNHEQEHAHGEGHKDEHGEGHEEEHGHEHGDKDPHVWLDPIRSIAIAENIRDLLIELKPDKKDLFMQNFETLKMKLERLDGQFRSTVEKAPRKEMLVSHQAYGYWEDRYGIKQLSVSGLSPSNEPSQKELTQLIQTAKQHHIRYVIFEQNVHPKTAEVIQNEIGAKPLRLHNLESLTDEDRKAHKDYFALMAENLRVLQKALY; this is encoded by the coding sequence ATGAGAGCAACGTCCATCATTTTGTCTTTCCTTTTGGCGACGAGCGCCTTGCTATACGGCTGTCAATCGAAGCCAGAGGCAAAAGAGGGCCAAACATCGAACGATCAGCTAACGATTTATACAACCGTCTATCCGCTTGAAGACTTTACGAAAAAAATCGGCGGCGACGCTGTGAACGTCAAAAGTGTTTACCCGCCGGGAGTGGAAGCCCATACGTTCGAACCGACAACCAGAACCGTGCAGCAGATTGCCGATGCGGACGCCTTCATTTACATTGGCCACGGGATGGAACCGTTCGCCGAAAAACTGCAGGAAACATTACAAAATGAGCACGTCCGATTTCTCGTTGCCACAAACGGCATCGAATTGCTTGAATCGAACCATGAACAGGAGCATGCGCATGGCGAAGGGCACAAAGACGAACACGGAGAGGGACATGAGGAAGAACATGGCCATGAACACGGAGACAAAGATCCTCACGTATGGCTTGACCCCATCCGATCCATTGCGATCGCCGAGAACATCCGCGATTTGCTGATTGAACTGAAACCTGACAAAAAAGACCTGTTTATGCAAAACTTTGAAACGTTAAAGATGAAACTCGAGCGCCTTGACGGGCAATTCCGTTCAACAGTGGAGAAAGCTCCCAGAAAAGAGATGCTCGTTTCCCATCAAGCCTACGGATATTGGGAAGACCGCTACGGAATCAAACAGCTGAGCGTTTCCGGGCTTTCTCCGAGCAACGAACCATCGCAAAAAGAGCTGACTCAGCTCATCCAGACAGCCAAACAGCATCACATCCGCTATGTCATTTTCGAACAAAATGTTCATCCCAAAACGGCGGAAGTGATTCAGAACGAAATCGGCGCCAAGCCGCTCCGTCTGCATAACTTGGAATCGCTGACCGATGAAGATCGAAAAGCCCACAAAGATTACTTTGCTCTTATGGCCGAGAATCTCCGCGTGCTGCAAAAAGCCCTTTATTAA